The nucleotide sequence TGTTTGAAGTGCTGGCTACCTCTGGAGATACCCACTTGGGCGGGGATGACTTCGACAAAAAAATTGTGGACTACCTGGCCGAAAGCTTCCGTACCGCTGAAGGAATCGATCTGCGTAAAGATAAACAAGCTTTGCAACGGTTAACGGAAGCGGCGGAAAAAGCGAAAATCGAACTCTCCAGCGTCAGCCAGGCCGAAATCAACCTCCCCTTTATTACCGCCACTCAAGATGGCCCCAAACACCTCGATATGACCTTGACCCGGGCCAAGTTTGAGGAGTTGTGTGCGGATCTGATTGACCGCTGTCGGGTGCCGGTAGAAAAAGCCCTGAGTGACTCTCGCCAATCCAAAGAAGACATTGATGAAGTGGTCATGGTGGGGGGATCAACTCGGATTCCGGCGGTTTTAGAACTGGTGAAAAAAATCCTGGGTAAAGACCCCAACCAAACCGTCAACCCAGATGAAGTCGTGGCCGTGGGGGCGGCTGTCCAGGCCGGGGTCTTAGCGGGTGAAGTCAAAGATATTCTCCTGCTGGATGTGACTCCCCTGTCCTTGGGGGTGGAAACTTTGGGTGGCGTGATGACCAAAATCATTACCCGGAATACCACCATTCCCACAAAAAAATCAGAAGTTTTCTCGACTGCGGTGGATGGCCAAACCAATGTGGAAATTAAAGTCCTTCAGGGTGAGCGGGAAATGGCCGATGACAATAAGAGTCTGGGTGTCTTCCGCTTAGATGGAATTCCCCCGGCCCCCCGTGGCGTGCCTCAAATTGAAGTCACCTTTGATATTGATGCCAACGGGATTCTTAATGTCACCGCCAAAGATAAAGGCAGTGGTAAACAACAGTCCATCAGCATTACTGGGGCCTCGACTCTGCCTTCCGATGAAGTGGAGCGGATGGTTAAAGATGCCGAACGCAATGCCACTGCTGACCAAGAAAAACGGGAGAAGATCGAAACCAAGAACCAGGCGGAACAACTCTGCTATCAGGCCGAGAAGCAACTGTCTGAGTTAGGGGATAAGGTTCCTGGTGCTGAAAAAGATAAAGTCGATGGCCTGGTCAAGCAATTACGGGCAGAAATTGGCTATGAATCCGACAAGAAACCCATCGAGCAAATTGACTTTGAGCGAGTGAAGGCCCTTGTTCCAGAATTGCAGCAGGCTCTCTACAGTGTTGGGGCTAACCTTTATCAACAGGGGGCGGCGGGTGCGCCTGAATCTGAGCCAACCGACAGTACTGGGAGTTCTGGTGGAGATGATGTGATTGATGCCGAGTTTTCAGAAACGAAGTAGACACTCCCACCGCATCCATTGAGATCATGACAGCCCTTCCTAATGTTTTGGGGAGGGTTTTTTCTTGCTAACTTAAGCAAAGAGAGTTCGGACTTGTCTGTGTCCTACAAGCTGGTTAAACAAATGATAATTACCAGTTAATTTACGAATACGACCGGCAATAATCGCTGGGTGAATCTGTAGCCTATTTGCAAACTCCTTAATGTCAGCAATATTTGAATATTCAGTTACACGGCCAGCAACCCATAAGTGATTGGGGATTAGTTGTTCTGAAGCCCAACTGTCTGCCTCAAATTCTTTCGGATCATTTTTGGGGTCAGCAATACTTAAATCCTCAAGATATGCATCAGTTGGATCAAGCTCTAGGTGGAGGGCTTGATGAGCTAATTCATGAAATAAACAAAACCAAAAGTTATCAATACGGTCATATCGCAGGGTTAAACCAATGACAGGTGTGCCATCGGATAGTCGCAGAGCGCCACCATCCAGATGAGTGCGAGGTAGATGGGGTAAATAGATTAAATGAATTCCATTTCGAGCTAGGAACTCCTGAGCTAAACGCGGCCCTGATTCTGACCAACTCAGTCGCACTAATTGCTGCATCAACTCTGGAGTAAGAGAACCTAGTTTGTATGAGGTGGGTAAGGGGGTTTCACGCGCCACTGCCAGTAGTTGAAATGCCCATGCCTGAAGCGCATAACTATCTGTTGTACTACGAATGTGGCTATTCTTGCGACAAAACATAGTACTGACAGAACCATAACCGCCAGCCCGTTCAATCAAGCCCCGCATGAGTTCTTCCGCTCTCCCTACAAAGTCTGGATCAATCCATCCCTGTTTCGCCATTGCGGGAAGTGGAAATTTAGACCAGTCAACATTTTGAGGGTTATCAGGTAAGGTTGCACCTGGCTCTTGTAACAAAACATCAGCCGGAATTCCTAGCCCCTGATGCAAGTTACGGATCATTTGGAGACTGAGAGAACGTTTACCAGCCAGAACTTCGGATACTTTTGAGCGGCTACCGATAAAGGGAATCAGATCCCGCTGACTCAACTCTTGTTGTTCCATCCGAAAGCGAATCGCTGAGATCGGGTCAGGTAGTCCAATCGGGTAGTGGTGATTTTCATAATTCTCAACTAATGTGGCCAAGACATCTAGGGCATCGGCTTCAGGAGTTCCAGGCCCTGCATCCATCAGTGCGGCAATTTGCTCAAGGGCTGCGTCATAGTTAGATTCAGACTTGATCGGCTTAATTGGGATAGGGGGAGTAAGAGTAGTCATATTATTTCCGGGTCTATTTTGTCGTATTGCTTGTGAATACCAATAAAGCGGATATAGACGATCTGAGTATTGAAGTGGATTTTGACAACTAAACATGGAGTGACTGTGAGGATAGTTGTATTGGGGCGACTATACTGAACCTTCTACAATAGGTAAATGTTCATTTCCAGGCCCCGCTGCTCTATGTCTCGTGACTTTCTTGCTGGTCTTAACCCCTCCCAACGCCAGGCCGTGCAGCATTTTTGTGGGCCGTTGTTGGTGGTGGCTGGGGCTGGCTCTGGGAAAACC is from Synechococcus sp. PCC 6312 and encodes:
- the dnaK gene encoding molecular chaperone DnaK encodes the protein MAKVVGIDLGTTNSCVAVMEGGKPTVIANAEGFRTTPSVVAYAKNGDRLVGQIAKRQAVMNPENTFYSVKRFIGRRFDEVTHEATEVPYKVLNVNGNVKLDCASQGKQFAPEEISAQVLRKLKDDASKYLGEDVTQAVITVPAYFNDSQRQATKDAGKIAGLEVLRIINEPTAASLAYGLDRKSNETILVFDLGGGTFDVSILEVGDGVFEVLATSGDTHLGGDDFDKKIVDYLAESFRTAEGIDLRKDKQALQRLTEAAEKAKIELSSVSQAEINLPFITATQDGPKHLDMTLTRAKFEELCADLIDRCRVPVEKALSDSRQSKEDIDEVVMVGGSTRIPAVLELVKKILGKDPNQTVNPDEVVAVGAAVQAGVLAGEVKDILLLDVTPLSLGVETLGGVMTKIITRNTTIPTKKSEVFSTAVDGQTNVEIKVLQGEREMADDNKSLGVFRLDGIPPAPRGVPQIEVTFDIDANGILNVTAKDKGSGKQQSISITGASTLPSDEVERMVKDAERNATADQEKREKIETKNQAEQLCYQAEKQLSELGDKVPGAEKDKVDGLVKQLRAEIGYESDKKPIEQIDFERVKALVPELQQALYSVGANLYQQGAAGAPESEPTDSTGSSGGDDVIDAEFSETK
- a CDS encoding transcription regulator containing HTH domain gives rise to the protein MTTLTPPIPIKPIKSESNYDAALEQIAALMDAGPGTPEADALDVLATLVENYENHHYPIGLPDPISAIRFRMEQQELSQRDLIPFIGSRSKVSEVLAGKRSLSLQMIRNLHQGLGIPADVLLQEPGATLPDNPQNVDWSKFPLPAMAKQGWIDPDFVGRAEELMRGLIERAGGYGSVSTMFCRKNSHIRSTTDSYALQAWAFQLLAVARETPLPTSYKLGSLTPELMQQLVRLSWSESGPRLAQEFLARNGIHLIYLPHLPRTHLDGGALRLSDGTPVIGLTLRYDRIDNFWFCLFHELAHQALHLELDPTDAYLEDLSIADPKNDPKEFEADSWASEQLIPNHLWVAGRVTEYSNIADIKEFANRLQIHPAIIAGRIRKLTGNYHLFNQLVGHRQVRTLFA
- a CDS encoding type II toxin-antitoxin system HigB family toxin — encoded protein: MLTVTPCLVVKIHFNTQIVYIRFIGIHKQYDKIDPEII